A stretch of Lactuca sativa cultivar Salinas chromosome 6, Lsat_Salinas_v11, whole genome shotgun sequence DNA encodes these proteins:
- the LOC111879624 gene encoding probable receptor-like protein kinase At1g11050 — protein MSSKQPFAWVKVRSPLMGKCRFLCVICLFFILPSLHRAAISSSCPTDFNYVTTFPWDSSACRTTTTNDTATPNCCQTLRSLFGIGLAHHLNQTSTFLFPNLQSSISCLSDFQSHLSSISITQIFSTCLTSTTEFVATPSKCAEIVTLSDWVNKSGPTTALDSSCNVDFAGFLSCSSCLDAGMAVNTRLVALSRNSSKCFTFTALYAAAIVNSFGPEDTRTADCILGVPLAKSRSNSRSKKNTIFAILGALIGTLLFLGAVFAYRRFKNKRKENQFHTDYVRTVKARVLPNTGAKWFRIAELDVATDGFSEQNFIGQGGFGIVYKGTLSDGTEVAVKKMTSFDTEADDDFVNEADIISKIRHRNLLPLRGFCATSDAIKGNERYLVYDFMPNGNLHDHIFNKRTPEKNLTWPQRKSIILDVAKGLSYLHNGIKPPIFHRDIKATNVLLDSNMKALVADFGLAKQSRDGQSQMTTRVAGTYGYVAPEYALYGQLTEKSDVYSFGIIVLEIMSGRKVLEEVKGAAYSGMVLIADWAWEKVKSDRIDEVFDESMREEGTSPMGVMGRFVRVGLLCAHAMVVLRPTISEALKMLEGDIDIPRLPDRPPPLGQESFGLSFRHGTSLWSSSDGSITSPILNT, from the coding sequence ATGAGCTCAAAGCAACCATTTGCTTGGGTGAAAGTAAGGTCACCATTAATGGGGAAATGCCGGTTCTTGTGTGTCATTtgtctcttcttcatcctccccTCTTTACATCGAGCAGCAATTTCTTCTTCATGCCCAACAGATTTCAACTATGTCACCACCTTCCCATGGGATTCTTCCGCCTGCCGGACCACGACCACCAACGACACCGCCACCCCAAACTGCTGCCAAACTCTCCGGAGTCTCTTCGGCATCGGCCTCGCTCACCACCTCAACCAAACCTCAACTTTCTTGTTCCCAAACCTCCAATCCTCCATTTCTTGCCTTTCCGATTTCCAATCCCATCTCTCTTCAATCTCCATCACACAGATCTTCTCCACCTGCCTCACCTCCACCACTGAGTTCGTCGCAACCCCGTCAAAATGCGCTGAGATTGTGACGTTATCAGATTGGGTCAACAAATCAGGTCCGACCACCGCGCTTGACTCTTCCTGCAACGTTGATTTCGCAGGATTTCTCAGCTGCAGCTCCTGCCTTGATGCAGGAATGGCGGTTAACACCCGGTTAGTAGCTTTAAGCCGTAACTCAAGTAAATGCTTCACTTTCACCGCTCTATACGCCGCCGCAATCGTCAACAGTTTTGGCCCGGAAGACACTCGAACTGCCGATTGCATCCTCGGCGTACCTTTAGCTAAATCCAGATCCAATTCAAGATCCAAGAAAAACACCATTTTCGCGATTTTAGGAGCTTTGATCGGAACTCTCCTTTTTCTGGGTGCAGTTTTCGCGTACAGGAGATTCAAAAACAAAAGGAAAGAAAATCAATTTCACACAGATTATGTAAGAACAGTAAAAGCTCGTGTTTTGCCCAACACCGGTGCAAAATGGTTCCGTATAGCGGAGCTCGACGTCGCCACCGACGGATTCTCTGAACAAAACTTCATCGGTCAAGGTGGATTCGGGATTGTTTACAAAGGAACCCTATCCGATGGAACGGAGGTCGCCGTCAAAAAGATGACCAGCTTCGATACTGAAGCAGACGACGATTTTGTAAACGAAGCCGATATCATAAGCAAGATAAGACATCGGAATCTTCTCCCCCTTCGAGGATTTTGTGCAACTAGTGACGCCATTAAAGGAAACGAAAGGTACCTGGTTTATGATTTTATGCCAAATGGTAATTTACATGATCATATCTTCAATAAACGGACACCGGAAAAAAACTTAACTTGGCCTCAACGGAAATCGATCATTCTCGATGTTGCGAAAGGGCTATCTTATTTACACAACGGGATTAAACCCCCGATATTTCATCGCGATATAAAGGCGACAAACGTTCTTCTAGATTCAAACATGAAAGCCCTAGTTGCGGATTTCGGATTAGCTAAGCAAAGTAGAGACGGGCAGTCTCAGATGACCACCAGAGTCGCCGGAACTTATGGCTACGTAGCACCGGAATACGCTCTTTACGGGCAATTGACCGAAAAGAGCGACGTGTATAGCTTTGGGATCATCGTTCTTGAGATCATGAGTGGGAGGAAGGTGCTTGAAGAGGTGAAAGGGGCGGCGTATTCAGGGATGGTTCTGATCGCCGATTGGGCATGGGAGAAGGTGAAATCGGATCGAATTGATGAGGTTTTTGATGAGTCGATGAGAGAAGAAGGGACGTCGCCGATGGGTGTGATGGGTAGATTTGTAAGAGTTGGATTACTTTGTGCTCATGCCATGGTGGTGCTTCGACCTACCATTTCAGAAGCTCTGAAGATGTTGGAAGGTGATATTGACATTCCTCGGTTGCCGGACCGGCCACCGCCGCTTGGTCAAGAGTCTTTTGGACTGAGCTTCCGGCATGGTACCAGTTTGTGGTCGAGTAGCGATGGGTCGATAACGAGTCCAATTCTCAACACTTGA